A genomic region of Alistipes megaguti contains the following coding sequences:
- the hisS gene encoding histidine--tRNA ligase, translating to MSQQKPSIPKGTRDFSPAEMMRRQYIFDTVKRVFRTYGFAPLETPAMENLSTLLGKYGDEGDKLLFKILNSGDYAAGLTDDEVRQASKICEKGLRYDLTVPFARYVVQHQGELTFPFKRYQIQPVWRADRPQKGRYREFYQCDVDVIGTRSLLCEVELVEIVERVFKALGIRVALKMNNRKILYGIAEAIGHADKMMDITVAIDKLEKIGLENVKAELLERGLEQTAVDRLQPILELSGDNHQKLSQLREVLAASETGLKGIEEMETIFGHVERLGIDLQVELDLSLARGLNYYTGAIFEVKALDFAIGSICGGGRYDDLTGIFGLPNLSGVGISFGADRIYDVMTGLGLFPEEVNCTTRVLFTNLGTAEQAAVLPLLRTLRGEGISAEIYPEAGKMKKQMEYANRRAIPYVVIVGSQEIEAGAATVKDMRSGEQRQVPFAELVQALS from the coding sequence ATGTCACAACAGAAACCTTCCATACCCAAGGGTACGCGCGACTTCTCCCCGGCGGAGATGATGCGCCGCCAGTATATCTTTGACACCGTGAAGCGGGTCTTCCGTACCTACGGATTCGCTCCGCTGGAGACCCCGGCCATGGAGAACCTCTCGACGCTGCTGGGCAAATACGGCGACGAGGGCGACAAGCTCCTCTTCAAGATCCTCAATTCGGGCGACTACGCCGCGGGGCTGACGGACGACGAGGTGCGTCAGGCCTCGAAGATCTGCGAGAAGGGATTGCGCTACGACCTGACGGTCCCCTTTGCCCGCTACGTCGTGCAGCATCAGGGCGAGTTGACCTTCCCCTTCAAGCGTTACCAGATTCAGCCCGTCTGGCGGGCCGATCGTCCCCAGAAGGGCCGCTATCGCGAGTTCTACCAGTGCGACGTCGATGTAATCGGCACGCGTTCGCTGTTGTGCGAGGTCGAACTGGTGGAGATCGTCGAGCGGGTCTTCAAGGCGCTGGGCATCCGCGTGGCGCTGAAGATGAACAACCGCAAGATCCTCTACGGCATTGCCGAGGCCATCGGCCATGCCGACAAGATGATGGATATCACGGTAGCCATTGACAAGCTCGAAAAGATCGGGCTGGAGAACGTCAAGGCCGAACTCCTCGAACGCGGTCTGGAGCAGACGGCGGTCGACCGACTTCAGCCGATTCTCGAACTGAGCGGCGACAATCACCAGAAGCTCAGTCAGCTGCGTGAGGTGCTGGCTGCGTCGGAGACCGGTCTGAAGGGCATCGAAGAGATGGAGACCATCTTCGGACATGTCGAGCGGCTGGGGATCGACCTCCAGGTGGAGCTCGACCTTTCGCTGGCACGCGGTTTGAACTACTATACGGGAGCCATCTTCGAGGTCAAGGCGCTGGATTTTGCCATCGGTTCGATCTGCGGAGGCGGCCGCTACGACGATCTGACCGGTATTTTCGGTCTGCCCAATCTCTCGGGCGTGGGCATCTCGTTCGGCGCCGACCGCATCTACGACGTGATGACCGGGCTCGGACTCTTCCCCGAAGAGGTGAACTGCACAACCCGGGTGCTTTTCACGAATCTCGGAACGGCGGAACAGGCCGCCGTGCTGCCGCTGCTGCGCACGCTGCGCGGTGAGGGGATCTCGGCCGAAATCTATCCCGAAGCCGGAAAGATGAAGAAGCAGATGGAGTATGCCAACCGCCGCGCAATCCCCTATGTGGTGATCGTCGGATCACAGGAGATCGAGGCCGGAGCCGCTACGGTCAAGGATATGCGTTCGGGCGAGCAGCGGCAGGTGCCCTTCGCGGAACTCGTGCAAGCGTTGTCCTGA